In a single window of the Amycolatopsis sp. cg5 genome:
- a CDS encoding class I SAM-dependent methyltransferase, with the protein MRAENAAKTSFDHIYTEPDPRAFFSALRELDYCIPQLAKPHFTKFVEEYRAAHHVDEPTVLDIGCSYGVNAALLRCDASMDELYELYSESPLGRDELIARDRDLLRRRFGLAKTRFIGFDRSRPALAYALEAGFIDDALEADLEHNEPTERQREQLATADIVVSTGCIGYVTEATISRVAAAHGSRRPWMAHFVLRMFSYEPIAHALAELGYETVPVEGVFKQRRFSSAEEQSQVIGTLTAAGVDPRGLEDDGWLYAQLYLSRPRTT; encoded by the coding sequence GTGCGCGCCGAGAACGCCGCGAAGACCTCGTTCGACCACATCTACACGGAGCCCGATCCACGCGCCTTCTTCAGCGCGCTGCGTGAACTGGACTACTGCATCCCGCAGCTCGCGAAACCGCATTTCACGAAGTTCGTCGAGGAATACCGGGCGGCGCACCACGTCGACGAGCCGACCGTGCTCGACATCGGCTGTTCCTACGGCGTCAACGCCGCGCTGCTCAGATGCGACGCGTCGATGGACGAGCTGTACGAGCTCTACAGCGAGAGCCCGCTCGGCCGTGACGAGCTGATCGCCCGCGACCGCGATCTCCTCCGCCGCCGGTTCGGCTTGGCCAAGACCAGGTTCATCGGCTTCGACCGCTCGCGCCCCGCGCTCGCGTACGCGCTCGAGGCCGGGTTCATCGACGACGCGCTCGAAGCCGACCTGGAGCACAACGAACCCACTGAGCGGCAACGGGAACAGCTCGCCACCGCGGACATCGTCGTCTCGACCGGCTGCATCGGCTACGTCACCGAGGCGACCATCTCCCGGGTCGCCGCCGCGCACGGCAGCCGCAGGCCGTGGATGGCGCATTTCGTGCTGCGGATGTTCTCGTACGAGCCGATCGCGCACGCACTCGCCGAGCTGGGCTACGAGACCGTGCCCGTCGAAGGTGTGTTCAAACAGCGTCGGTTCAGCTCGGCGGAAGAACAGTCCCAGGTGATCGGCACGCTCACGGCAGCCGGAGTGGATCCACGCGGACTCGAAGACGACGGCTGGCTCTACGCTCAGCTCTACCTTTCCCGTCCACGCACCACATAG
- a CDS encoding arpA protein, which yields MSTSEALVAEQVIDTARYPLSEPASAAWRDAVSATRRELRESGCSVLPDFVRPALIDALRAECAQVAPLAHFDVETVNAYNIAVDTPLPEGHPGRTTMERGNAFVARDRIPAHCLIQQLYTSALFQRFVADCFELPRVCELADPLSGLVLNVVSPGLSHPWHFDTNEFTVSMLTQESETGGVFEYCPNIRSAAEENFDDVRAVLAGRGDHLIRRLSLRPGDLQLFKGRYSLHRVSTVGGETARHSAIFAYSERPGVIGSVERTRQLFGRVLPEHLAAAGNAVRSDQLLD from the coding sequence ATGAGCACATCCGAGGCTCTGGTTGCTGAACAGGTGATCGACACCGCCCGCTATCCCTTGTCGGAGCCCGCGAGCGCGGCTTGGCGTGACGCGGTCTCGGCGACCCGTCGTGAACTGCGGGAATCGGGATGCAGTGTGCTGCCCGACTTCGTGCGCCCGGCGCTGATCGACGCGTTGCGCGCCGAGTGCGCGCAGGTGGCGCCGCTCGCGCATTTCGACGTGGAGACCGTCAACGCCTACAACATCGCCGTCGACACGCCGCTGCCCGAAGGTCATCCTGGCCGGACGACCATGGAGCGCGGCAACGCCTTCGTCGCGCGTGACCGCATTCCCGCGCACTGTCTGATCCAGCAGCTGTACACGAGCGCGCTGTTCCAGCGGTTCGTCGCCGACTGTTTCGAACTCCCCCGGGTGTGTGAACTCGCCGATCCGCTGTCCGGGCTGGTGCTCAACGTGGTGTCACCGGGGCTGTCCCATCCCTGGCATTTCGACACGAACGAGTTCACCGTCAGCATGCTCACGCAGGAATCCGAGACGGGCGGTGTCTTCGAGTACTGCCCGAACATCCGCTCGGCGGCCGAGGAGAACTTCGACGACGTCCGCGCCGTGCTGGCGGGGCGCGGGGACCACCTGATCAGGCGGCTTTCCTTGCGACCCGGTGATCTTCAGCTGTTCAAAGGCCGGTATTCGCTGCACCGGGTGAGTACGGTGGGCGGCGAGACAGCACGCCATTCGGCGATCTTCGCCTACAGCGAGCGGCCGGGGGTCATCGGCAGCGTCGAACGGACCCGGCAGCTCTTCGGCCGGGTGCTGCCCGAGCACCTGGCCGCGGCGGGGAACGCCGTCCGGAGTGACCAGCTGCTGGATTGA